In the Bacillota bacterium genome, one interval contains:
- a CDS encoding ATP-dependent helicase: MRLDYFLAHLSRTEYKLNEAQHKAVMHRDGPLVVVAGPGSGKTRVVTARVGALLASGINPSCITVTTFTKAAATEMKRRLVELLPGDERLVAKLNIGTFHGQFFGLLRKNGFSGNVAQDKQKRDWISAALRQLGEEVKDDLLQSLQQEISWHKNNLLLRKDVAPTNQLLLSVWTAYEEAKQAASVLDFDDMLCETYKLLKDDPRSLREMQQAAEYILVDEFQDTNKAQFEILKLIAAPSSNICVVGDTDQAIYGWRAARPEFLLDFGKSFPRAERIDLMQNYRSSAAIISLANRVIAHNSVRYATLGEPVRTEGVAPSFLTPSNERAEAKSVLTMVKKQRDAGIPLEEMAVLYRVNRYNHHLVNMLVDEGISFVVRDKERFFEEHWVIREIVAFFKLSLDPTRVESFLAIGRRQLNLGEDHSSELKRLVRQGTPLWEAARMFVSQEKLSKLWANLHKASKQAPLEAVRIYTEDMGYRQYLRWYAERRGLPELEYVNLCDELQQEVEGFRDIGRYLEHLAKLEQTMAESRREHAVPGAINLMTIHAAKGLEFVAVWIIGAIDGLLPHALSASGAGLEEERRLFYVACTRAKDRLTVLAPTKYRGKNATTSCFVAEGFESSAKASSPIPRVQMMVHHSTRGAGRIVEFSTETNGDSVVHIVAIDFACGRSKMHWQIGLNLGVLKIVDN, encoded by the coding sequence ATGCGCCTCGATTATTTTCTCGCCCACCTCAGTCGAACCGAGTACAAACTTAATGAAGCCCAACATAAAGCAGTCATGCACCGCGATGGCCCACTTGTAGTTGTGGCTGGCCCAGGCAGCGGCAAGACTAGGGTGGTAACTGCCCGCGTAGGCGCATTGCTGGCCAGTGGGATAAATCCCTCTTGTATCACCGTTACTACCTTTACGAAGGCCGCTGCGACAGAAATGAAAAGACGTCTTGTTGAACTACTGCCTGGTGACGAGCGATTGGTGGCAAAACTCAACATTGGCACTTTCCACGGCCAGTTCTTTGGCCTATTGAGGAAAAATGGTTTTAGTGGAAACGTGGCGCAAGACAAGCAAAAGCGGGATTGGATTTCTGCCGCGCTGCGCCAGCTTGGGGAAGAGGTAAAGGATGATTTGTTGCAGAGCCTGCAGCAGGAGATAAGTTGGCATAAGAACAACCTATTGCTGCGAAAAGACGTGGCCCCTACTAATCAGCTACTACTTTCGGTATGGACTGCTTATGAAGAGGCAAAACAGGCGGCGTCCGTCCTAGACTTTGACGACATGCTTTGTGAGACATATAAATTGCTTAAGGATGATCCGCGCTCCTTGCGAGAGATGCAGCAGGCGGCCGAGTATATATTGGTAGATGAGTTTCAAGATACAAACAAGGCCCAATTTGAGATATTGAAATTAATTGCAGCCCCAAGTAGCAATATCTGTGTAGTGGGCGATACAGACCAAGCCATCTACGGCTGGCGTGCGGCACGTCCAGAATTTTTACTAGACTTTGGCAAGTCTTTCCCACGTGCAGAGCGCATAGACCTCATGCAAAATTACAGGTCTTCCGCAGCAATTATCTCGCTCGCAAATCGTGTGATTGCGCATAATTCCGTGCGCTATGCGACTCTTGGCGAGCCGGTACGAACAGAGGGCGTGGCTCCGTCATTCCTGACACCTAGCAATGAGCGGGCTGAGGCCAAAAGCGTTTTGACCATGGTTAAGAAGCAAAGAGATGCCGGCATACCCCTTGAAGAGATGGCGGTGCTCTACCGTGTCAATCGCTATAATCACCACTTGGTGAACATGTTAGTCGACGAAGGCATCTCTTTCGTCGTCAGGGACAAGGAGCGCTTTTTTGAAGAACACTGGGTGATTCGTGAGATTGTGGCTTTCTTTAAGCTTTCTCTTGATCCGACTAGAGTAGAGAGCTTCTTGGCCATCGGCCGACGCCAGCTCAACTTAGGCGAGGATCACAGTAGTGAGCTAAAGCGCCTTGTTCGTCAGGGTACTCCCCTTTGGGAGGCCGCTCGAATGTTTGTGTCCCAAGAGAAGCTCTCCAAGTTATGGGCGAATTTGCATAAAGCTAGCAAGCAAGCGCCCTTAGAGGCAGTACGAATTTATACCGAAGATATGGGTTACAGACAGTATTTGCGTTGGTACGCAGAGCGTCGTGGTCTTCCTGAGCTCGAGTATGTTAATTTGTGCGATGAACTGCAGCAGGAAGTAGAAGGTTTCCGCGATATAGGACGATACCTAGAGCACCTAGCCAAGCTTGAACAAACCATGGCAGAGTCAAGAAGGGAACATGCGGTTCCTGGCGCTATTAATCTCATGACCATACATGCCGCCAAGGGACTTGAGTTTGTAGCCGTGTGGATCATTGGCGCTATTGACGGTTTGTTGCCGCATGCTCTCTCCGCTTCAGGTGCAGGGCTAGAGGAAGAGCGCAGGCTGTTCTATGTAGCCTGTACTCGTGCAAAAGACAGACTGACCGTTCTAGCACCGACGAAGTACCGCGGTAAGAATGCAACTACTTCATGTTTTGTAGCAGAAGGCTTTGAGTCAAGCGCTAAAGCCAGTTCGCCCATCCCCCGTGTTCAGATGATGGTGCACCATAGTACGCGTGGCGCCGGTAGGATAGTGGAGTTCAGTACTGAAACCAATGGAGACTCTGTAGTGCACATTGTGGCCATCGACTTTGCCTGCGGCCGAAGTAAGATGCATTGGCAAATTGGCTTAAATTTAGGGGTATTGAAGATTGTCGATAATTAG
- a CDS encoding class I SAM-dependent methyltransferase encodes MTTAYTSLALVYDDWMNHLDYAAWWHYLRATFAISEGQSILEIGCGTGNLTLEMVKGGHRITASDLSSEMLTQAEQKLRGNTAVSFMLLDMRQLPATLGPFDLIIAACDAVNYLRNEKELRTFLSGACSLLKPGGLLLFDVHGPARLAGFLARPEYNRIGEKSCYFWQVRVNDTLITHRLTGFIKSSSTAWTRFDEVHRQTYFVPAELEQLVQSVGFTHTVSYDFLTTNPPHPGSTRVQLAARK; translated from the coding sequence ATGACCACCGCCTATACTTCTTTGGCCCTTGTTTATGATGACTGGATGAATCACCTCGACTATGCGGCGTGGTGGCACTACTTGCGTGCCACTTTTGCCATTTCAGAAGGCCAGTCGATACTTGAGATTGGCTGCGGCACAGGGAATCTCACCTTAGAGATGGTCAAGGGTGGACACCGCATCACGGCCTCTGATCTGTCGTCCGAAATGCTTACCCAAGCAGAGCAGAAATTGCGTGGTAACACGGCGGTCAGCTTCATGCTGCTCGACATGCGCCAACTGCCCGCCACACTAGGCCCTTTTGACCTCATCATCGCTGCCTGTGATGCCGTAAATTACTTGCGCAACGAGAAAGAGCTCCGCACATTTCTCTCTGGTGCTTGCTCCCTCCTTAAGCCAGGGGGATTGCTCTTGTTTGATGTCCATGGCCCAGCCAGATTGGCCGGGTTTTTGGCGCGCCCAGAATACAACCGCATCGGCGAAAAAAGCTGCTATTTTTGGCAAGTCAGAGTGAACGACACCCTTATTACCCACCGCCTGACGGGGTTCATAAAGAGTAGCTCCACCGCATGGACACGCTTTGACGAAGTCCATCGCCAGACCTACTTCGTGCCAGCAGAGCTAGAGCAGCTAGTCCAAAGCGTGGGCTTCACCCACACCGTGTCCTATGACTTTCTTACCACCAACCCACCACACCCTGGCAGCACCCGTGTCCAGCTCGCCGCCCGGAAGTGA
- the rsfS gene encoding ribosome silencing factor: MAALSLDKKGLRPTILDLRELSVVADFFVIVSGNSSTQTFAILEHVQRELAKVSILPTGVESDPDGKWILLDLVTVVVHVFTEDSRDFYSLERLWGEAKSVSL, from the coding sequence GTGGCTGCCCTCTCCCTAGATAAAAAGGGACTGCGGCCGACTATACTTGATCTCCGAGAGTTATCTGTGGTCGCAGATTTTTTCGTCATAGTTAGCGGCAACTCAAGCACGCAGACCTTTGCGATTCTAGAGCATGTACAGCGTGAATTGGCTAAAGTGAGTATTTTACCTACTGGAGTAGAGAGCGACCCTGATGGCAAGTGGATTTTGCTAGACTTGGTGACCGTGGTCGTGCATGTATTTACGGAAGACTCGCGTGATTTCTACAGCCTCGAGCGACTGTGGGGCGAAGCCAAGAGCGTTTCCCTATGA
- a CDS encoding LCP family protein yields MHKVLRYVSAALGLLVCGMVGATVVLFNSLGASPPGDGPVVLTPPMINERVNILVLGADRGLLPGGTQGALRTDTIIVASFDPATSAVNVLSIPRDSRVRIPGRTRLDKINHAHAYGGIMLAVDTVEQLLDLPIHYYVRVETNAFSRVIDAIGGVDYFVEKDMYYHDPYQDLLINLKKGQQVLDGDKAMQYVRYRGWDGDIGRIARQQSFLLAMTRTFIRPVNLLRVNEIVQIALSSVRTNIDGATVLRHLPHLDKVAADKVAMWTMPGNEGWINGASYWLIDDAALDALLGERFWQNTREETSAVTVMIRDATGNSSGQPVARALRRRGFNVIAIETSTETVEKTQITAHQRKDAAGQMVFRALGRGLLVSEAGPHSSDVTIVLGKDFIREE; encoded by the coding sequence ATGCACAAGGTGTTGCGATATGTAAGCGCCGCACTGGGGCTTTTGGTATGCGGCATGGTAGGCGCAACCGTTGTTTTGTTTAATAGCCTAGGCGCGAGTCCTCCGGGAGACGGGCCTGTGGTGCTTACTCCCCCCATGATCAACGAGCGCGTCAACATTCTAGTTCTCGGCGCTGATAGAGGCCTCCTACCAGGGGGTACGCAGGGGGCACTAAGGACTGATACCATTATCGTGGCTAGTTTTGACCCTGCCACCTCAGCGGTTAATGTCCTTTCCATTCCGCGTGATAGCAGGGTAAGGATTCCTGGCCGAACGCGACTCGACAAAATCAACCATGCCCATGCCTACGGGGGCATAATGCTGGCTGTCGATACTGTAGAGCAGTTGCTCGACCTACCTATTCACTACTATGTGCGCGTAGAAACCAATGCTTTCAGTCGTGTGATTGACGCCATTGGTGGCGTGGACTATTTTGTGGAAAAAGATATGTACTACCACGACCCGTATCAGGACTTACTCATCAACCTTAAAAAAGGGCAGCAAGTTCTCGACGGCGATAAAGCCATGCAGTATGTCCGCTACCGGGGTTGGGATGGGGATATTGGGCGCATTGCACGCCAGCAGTCATTCCTTCTCGCCATGACGAGAACATTTATTCGTCCGGTTAACTTGCTGCGGGTCAATGAGATTGTGCAAATAGCCCTAAGCAGTGTGCGCACCAATATCGATGGTGCTACTGTACTCCGGCATTTGCCGCATTTAGATAAAGTGGCAGCGGACAAAGTCGCGATGTGGACGATGCCCGGCAACGAGGGCTGGATAAATGGCGCTAGTTACTGGCTCATCGATGATGCTGCTCTCGATGCTCTCCTCGGGGAGCGCTTCTGGCAAAACACGCGCGAAGAGACGAGTGCAGTTACCGTCATGATACGCGATGCTACGGGCAATTCCTCTGGGCAGCCCGTGGCGCGAGCTCTCAGGCGGAGAGGCTTTAATGTCATCGCCATCGAAACATCTACTGAAACAGTAGAAAAGACACAGATAACGGCACACCAACGTAAAGATGCCGCGGGGCAGATGGTTTTTCGTGCGCTCGGACGGGGTCTCTTGGTCAGCGAGGCAGGGCCCCACAGTTCCGACGTCACGATTGTCCTCGGAAAAGACTTTATCAGAGAGGAGTGA
- the nadD gene encoding nicotinate-nucleotide adenylyltransferase, protein MRIGIMGGTFDPIHLGHLVTAEAARHQFSLEQVLFVPSGQPPHKLGRQVTGAEHRYLMTFLAIASNPDFQIARLEIDRPGHSYTFDTVMQLAAEYGSAAELYFITGADVMRDILTWHRAGELLKSCHFVAASRPGFTLENYMAKEDLARFRDQGNIHFISVPAMAISSTDVRRRVASGESIRYLVPDAVENYIYKNRLYIPENHATCSDPFMIR, encoded by the coding sequence ATGCGCATAGGAATTATGGGGGGTACTTTTGACCCCATCCACCTAGGTCATCTCGTTACTGCGGAAGCCGCGAGACATCAGTTTTCTTTAGAGCAGGTACTTTTTGTCCCCTCAGGGCAGCCACCGCATAAATTAGGCCGACAGGTGACGGGGGCAGAACACCGTTACCTGATGACTTTCTTGGCCATTGCCAGTAATCCAGATTTTCAAATTGCGCGGCTTGAAATCGACCGACCAGGTCATTCCTATACCTTTGATACCGTGATGCAGCTTGCGGCGGAGTATGGTAGCGCTGCCGAGCTCTACTTTATAACGGGTGCCGATGTGATGCGCGACATACTCACTTGGCATCGCGCCGGAGAGTTACTCAAGTCTTGTCACTTTGTGGCCGCTAGCCGGCCCGGTTTCACGCTCGAAAATTACATGGCTAAAGAGGACTTAGCGCGCTTTCGCGATCAGGGCAATATACACTTCATCTCAGTGCCTGCCATGGCGATTTCTTCTACTGATGTGCGTCGCCGCGTGGCCAGCGGGGAATCTATTCGTTACTTAGTCCCTGACGCAGTAGAGAACTATATCTATAAAAATAGGCTATATATACCAGAGAACCACGCTACGTGCTCTGATCCTTTCATGATAAGATAA
- the obgE gene encoding GTPase ObgE → MFIDRVRITVKSGNGGNGASQFRREKYVPEGGPSGGDGGRGGDVYLVADPNSHTLMDYRYKKNYRAEDGLQGGRQNRHGRAGEAVTLRVPPGTVVYDQETNIVLADLATPGEQVLLFAGGRGGRGNARFATSVHQAPTYAEKGEPGKEREIRLELKSIADVGLVGFPNAGKSTLLSVVSQARPKIADYPFTTLEPHLGVVAIGGKSFIMADIPGLIEGAHTGQGLGHEFLRHIERTRVLIHVVDGAGTEGRDPIEDIITINRELASYSPLLATRPQVVALNKVDAIVDAEALEVLMERVRGLSLEVFPISAVIGEGVPPLLYRVLELVEATPAPLIHQVGTLPEAAPEEPLTVSQEEGVFVVRGTQVERLVARCDLDNEESVVRLQRSLRLLKVFDKLRQAGISEGAAVRIGAAEFNFYDDEPM, encoded by the coding sequence ATGTTTATTGATAGAGTTCGCATAACCGTCAAGTCCGGTAACGGAGGAAACGGGGCCTCGCAGTTTCGCCGCGAGAAATACGTTCCTGAGGGGGGTCCCTCCGGTGGCGATGGCGGAAGGGGCGGCGATGTCTACTTAGTGGCTGATCCTAACTCGCATACTTTGATGGATTATCGCTACAAGAAGAACTACCGCGCCGAGGACGGCCTGCAGGGCGGCAGACAAAATCGCCATGGTCGGGCGGGTGAAGCTGTTACGCTGCGCGTGCCCCCTGGCACGGTTGTCTACGACCAAGAAACCAATATTGTTCTCGCTGACCTAGCCACGCCCGGGGAACAGGTGCTTTTGTTTGCTGGCGGTAGGGGAGGGCGAGGTAATGCCCGCTTTGCCACCTCCGTGCATCAAGCACCCACCTATGCCGAAAAAGGGGAGCCGGGCAAAGAGAGAGAGATTAGGCTCGAACTAAAGAGCATCGCGGACGTCGGGTTAGTCGGCTTCCCTAATGCCGGCAAATCTACCTTACTTTCAGTAGTTTCGCAAGCTCGCCCCAAAATTGCCGACTATCCTTTTACCACCCTTGAGCCGCATCTCGGGGTAGTGGCCATAGGTGGCAAGAGCTTTATTATGGCCGATATTCCCGGTCTTATTGAGGGAGCACACACCGGGCAGGGGCTCGGGCACGAGTTCTTGCGGCATATCGAGAGAACTCGCGTCCTCATTCACGTGGTGGATGGTGCCGGCACCGAGGGGAGAGACCCCATCGAAGACATTATCACTATCAACCGAGAGCTGGCTAGTTACTCTCCTCTCTTGGCGACTCGCCCACAGGTCGTCGCTCTTAACAAAGTAGATGCCATTGTCGATGCCGAAGCACTAGAAGTGCTGATGGAAAGGGTGAGGGGGCTCTCGCTCGAAGTTTTTCCTATTTCGGCAGTAATCGGCGAAGGAGTTCCGCCTTTACTTTACCGGGTACTGGAACTTGTCGAGGCTACCCCCGCTCCTCTCATACATCAAGTAGGCACCTTGCCCGAGGCTGCCCCCGAAGAGCCACTCACTGTCAGCCAAGAGGAAGGCGTGTTTGTGGTCAGGGGTACACAAGTCGAACGGTTAGTAGCACGTTGCGACCTCGACAACGAGGAGTCAGTAGTGCGTCTGCAAAGGTCATTGCGTCTGCTCAAGGTATTTGACAAGCTGCGGCAAGCCGGCATTAGTGAAGGCGCAGCGGTACGCATTGGAGCAGCAGAGTTCAATTTTTATGACGATGAGCCCATGTAG
- the rpmA gene encoding 50S ribosomal protein L27, translating into MAHKKGVGSSRNGRDSHSQRLGVKRQDGQSVNAGTILVRQRGTKVHPGFNVGIGSDDTLFALVTGKVAFERLDKDRKKVSVYAIEAN; encoded by the coding sequence ATGGCACATAAGAAAGGCGTAGGTAGTTCTAGAAATGGTCGCGACAGTCATTCGCAGCGACTTGGGGTGAAGCGTCAAGATGGACAAAGCGTCAATGCCGGAACAATTCTTGTTCGCCAACGTGGCACCAAGGTACATCCTGGTTTTAACGTAGGTATTGGCAGCGACGACACCTTATTCGCCCTTGTTACTGGTAAGGTTGCCTTCGAACGCTTAGATAAAGACCGCAAAAAGGTCAGTGTCTACGCCATCGAAGCTAATTAA
- the rplU gene encoding 50S ribosomal protein L21: protein MFAVIETGGKQYRVKPGDMVMVEKLETNVGDMYEFTEVLAVSQGSETVFGTPLLPNVTVAAKVMEHGREKKIIIFRYKAKSRYRKKNGHRQPFTKLVIESITVN from the coding sequence ATGTTTGCAGTTATCGAAACGGGTGGCAAGCAGTACCGGGTTAAACCAGGCGACATGGTTATGGTCGAGAAACTCGAGACTAATGTCGGTGACATGTATGAGTTCACCGAGGTTCTCGCAGTATCACAAGGGAGTGAAACCGTTTTTGGGACTCCGCTCCTGCCTAACGTCACTGTAGCCGCTAAAGTAATGGAACATGGTAGAGAAAAGAAAATCATTATCTTCCGTTACAAGGCAAAGTCCCGCTACCGTAAAAAGAACGGTCACCGTCAACCCTTCACAAAATTAGTCATCGAATCTATTACCGTTAACTAG
- a CDS encoding glycerophosphoryl diester phosphodiesterase membrane domain-containing protein — protein sequence MNGLKFAQLGDVIKRGFDLLLANPVIFLPAAISVLVQGYLSSRLLGATLGPVVWPELILYFGLMILLSLLGAVILIKMSRDALVGKADLGVAMSLSASKLLPVAGAGLLYMAAIIVGGILLVVPGLIIAVKLVFLFHLIVLEDYGVTEAFSVAWKMIDGRWWWVLALLVIGSLLTGLASTAIAFLPTGMQVVAKLTYDLFYQSLGVTALTCAFVLLREIDAQ from the coding sequence ATGAACGGTCTGAAATTTGCGCAACTAGGGGATGTCATCAAGCGTGGCTTCGATCTGCTCCTAGCCAACCCCGTCATATTTCTCCCCGCGGCTATTTCGGTCTTGGTGCAAGGCTATTTATCTTCGCGCTTGTTAGGGGCTACTTTGGGGCCCGTAGTGTGGCCAGAGCTTATCCTCTATTTTGGCTTAATGATTTTGCTTAGCCTGCTAGGTGCCGTAATTCTTATTAAGATGTCTCGTGATGCCCTAGTCGGCAAGGCGGACTTGGGTGTAGCGATGTCTTTGTCAGCCAGCAAGCTTCTTCCAGTCGCAGGGGCGGGGCTGCTGTACATGGCGGCTATCATAGTAGGTGGTATTTTACTTGTGGTGCCAGGCCTAATTATCGCCGTTAAATTGGTTTTTCTCTTTCACTTGATTGTGCTGGAGGACTACGGTGTCACCGAGGCGTTTTCCGTCGCTTGGAAAATGATTGACGGCAGATGGTGGTGGGTCCTGGCCCTGCTTGTCATAGGGAGTCTCCTGACAGGCTTAGCAAGCACTGCCATAGCATTTCTGCCCACAGGTATGCAGGTGGTCGCTAAACTTACCTACGATCTGTTTTACCAGTCGTTAGGTGTTACTGCGCTGACCTGCGCCTTTGTCTTGCTGCGTGAAATTGACGCACAGTAG
- a CDS encoding Rne/Rng family ribonuclease, whose product MVKEIIISCGTRDTRVGILENGELVEFYMESNAEQRVVGNIYKGKVANVLPGMQAAFVNVGLPKNTFLYVDDALENVEGLDEIPEKITSNSSIKDVVKAGQHVIVQVAKDPFGTKGARVTRHISLPGRFVVLMPTVDYVGVSRRISGGEERDRLRKLVREFLPAGMGVIVRTMAEGCAAEDLKKDIDFLDKLWRRIKNRGKVAKAPSLLHKDLSLLYRIIRDSFDHDVQRLFVDSAEEYEQILSLMDDIGPEFKDKIFLFQQAEPIFEAFGLELELEKILKSRVWLKCGGYVVIDQTEALTSIDVNTGKFVGSTNLADTILKANLEAAREIARQLRLRNIGGIIIIDFIDMEKEEHQKKVLTTLQEAVQRDKTKTSILGLTQLGLVEMTRQKVRQSISELLQKNCPCCDGTGLMLSEEIAGSRIEGELKRFLKATVDPAVLIQVHPVTAGNLIGVNAVNLERLERETEKRIFIRGSQQMNSDEYKIALSGSVEEVERTAVPVALGEIHTLLIDSVHNNRPEDGVTRLEGYVIQVENAADLVGKKATFEIVKVQRTYARAKLFIAPKREA is encoded by the coding sequence TTGGTTAAAGAGATTATCATCAGTTGCGGCACCCGAGACACTAGGGTCGGGATTTTAGAGAATGGTGAACTAGTTGAGTTCTACATGGAGAGCAATGCCGAACAACGTGTAGTGGGTAATATTTACAAGGGGAAGGTGGCCAATGTCCTGCCTGGCATGCAGGCTGCCTTTGTTAATGTGGGGCTCCCTAAGAATACTTTTCTCTATGTCGATGATGCCTTAGAAAATGTCGAAGGCCTCGATGAAATCCCCGAAAAAATCACGAGCAACTCTTCGATCAAAGATGTGGTCAAGGCAGGCCAGCATGTCATTGTGCAGGTGGCCAAAGATCCCTTCGGCACCAAGGGTGCTAGGGTCACGCGCCATATTTCCTTGCCGGGGCGCTTTGTGGTGCTCATGCCCACAGTCGACTATGTAGGCGTGTCGCGCCGTATATCGGGTGGGGAAGAGCGAGACCGCTTGCGTAAACTGGTGCGAGAGTTTCTCCCCGCGGGCATGGGCGTCATCGTGCGCACCATGGCGGAAGGTTGTGCGGCGGAAGATCTCAAGAAAGATATCGATTTCTTAGACAAGTTGTGGCGACGAATAAAAAATCGCGGCAAAGTAGCCAAAGCGCCAAGTCTCCTGCATAAGGACTTGAGCCTACTTTACCGCATTATTCGCGACAGCTTTGACCATGACGTGCAGCGCTTGTTTGTAGACAGCGCCGAGGAATATGAGCAAATCCTATCTTTAATGGACGATATCGGGCCAGAATTCAAGGACAAAATCTTCTTGTTTCAGCAGGCAGAGCCCATCTTCGAAGCCTTTGGCCTAGAACTTGAATTAGAGAAAATACTGAAGAGCCGTGTCTGGCTTAAATGTGGTGGCTATGTTGTCATAGACCAGACAGAAGCGCTTACTTCTATCGACGTCAATACCGGCAAGTTTGTGGGCAGCACCAATCTAGCCGACACCATACTTAAGGCCAACCTCGAGGCCGCGCGAGAAATCGCCCGTCAGCTGCGGCTAAGAAATATCGGCGGCATTATTATCATTGACTTTATCGACATGGAGAAAGAGGAACACCAGAAGAAGGTGCTCACCACTCTGCAAGAAGCCGTGCAGCGAGACAAGACCAAGACCTCAATTCTTGGGCTCACCCAACTAGGCCTCGTTGAGATGACCAGGCAAAAGGTACGGCAGAGCATCAGCGAACTCTTGCAGAAGAATTGCCCTTGCTGTGACGGTACGGGCCTAATGCTGTCAGAAGAGATAGCCGGTAGTCGCATTGAGGGGGAGCTCAAACGCTTTCTCAAGGCTACCGTCGACCCTGCTGTGTTGATTCAGGTGCATCCCGTTACCGCTGGTAACTTGATAGGCGTCAACGCGGTTAATCTCGAGCGTCTAGAGCGCGAGACCGAAAAACGTATCTTTATTCGGGGTTCGCAGCAGATGAATTCCGATGAGTACAAAATTGCCTTGTCAGGTTCAGTGGAAGAGGTAGAAAGGACCGCTGTTCCCGTGGCCCTAGGCGAGATACATACCTTGCTCATCGATAGCGTGCACAATAACCGACCCGAAGATGGGGTAACGCGGCTTGAGGGCTATGTCATCCAGGTGGAGAACGCTGCCGACCTCGTGGGTAAAAAAGCCACCTTTGAAATCGTCAAGGTACAGCGGACCTATGCTCGCGCCAAGTTGTTTATCGCGCCTAAAAGAGAAGCATAA
- a CDS encoding TIGR03936 family radical SAM-associated protein: MRLWLKFARADELGYISHLDTHRAYYRLFRRAELPLALSQGFNPHPIMSLAAPMPLGYRSHADYVDLTLARPLALAELEDRLSATPGHEQFRFLGGAVVNAKARPLAAEVAFTEYEIDLPESSAVEEALRQFAALESVIFRKETKKNVKQVDAKPLVRKSELVGHKLCAILSNGEPTVLRPDEYLSLLGSLVNETWGSGRVLRKELYLGGNELVTPLERWLERREDLG, translated from the coding sequence ATGAGGCTGTGGCTCAAATTTGCCCGCGCGGACGAACTAGGGTACATCTCTCACCTCGATACCCATCGAGCCTACTACCGTCTTTTTCGGCGCGCCGAACTCCCTCTCGCGCTCAGTCAAGGCTTTAATCCGCATCCCATTATGTCCTTAGCGGCCCCCATGCCCCTAGGGTATCGTAGCCACGCCGACTATGTCGACCTAACCCTAGCGCGCCCTCTAGCACTCGCTGAACTAGAGGATAGGCTGTCGGCCACACCAGGCCATGAGCAGTTTCGCTTCCTAGGGGGCGCTGTGGTTAACGCCAAAGCAAGGCCTTTAGCTGCCGAGGTGGCCTTTACTGAGTACGAGATCGATCTGCCCGAGAGTAGTGCGGTGGAGGAAGCCCTGCGGCAATTTGCCGCCTTAGAGAGTGTCATCTTTAGGAAAGAGACGAAGAAGAATGTTAAGCAGGTGGATGCAAAGCCACTGGTCAGAAAGTCAGAGCTTGTCGGCCACAAGTTGTGCGCCATACTCAGCAATGGGGAGCCAACCGTGCTACGCCCCGATGAATACCTAAGTTTGCTCGGGTCTTTGGTCAATGAAACCTGGGGCTCTGGCCGCGTACTGCGTAAGGAACTATACCTTGGGGGCAACGAACTAGTTACGCCGCTGGAGAGATGGTTAGAAAGGAGGGAGGATCTTGGTTAA